A stretch of DNA from Streptomyces sp. NBC_01197:
CCCCCGCAGCTCGACCTCCTTTTCCCTGGCCCACAGCAGGAGTTCGGTGGCGGACCGCTGCAGTTCGTCGGTGCGCAGCCGGATGTCACCGCCCGTACGGACGTACGTCCCCAGCGGCGGCAGATCGCCGACCGCCATCCCCTCGGGCAGGGAGAAGGAGATGTGCGAGGGCTGTGCGGCCACCACCTCGTCCACCCGGCCTTCGGCTGCTATCCGGCCCTCGTGCAGGATCGCCAGCCGGTCGGCCAGCACTTCGGCCTCCTCCAGGTAGTGCGTGGTCAGCAGGACCGTCGTACCGCTGTCGCGCAGCTCCCGCACCAACTCCCAGGTCTCCCTGCGTCCTTCGGCGTCGAGGCCCGTCGTCGGCTCGTCCAGGAAGAGCACCTCGGGGCGGCCGAGAAGCGCCATCGCCAGGTCCAGCCGCCGCTTCTCGCCGCCGGACAGCTGCTTCACCCGTATGGCCGCCCTACCGCCGAGTCCCACCATCTCCATGGCCTCACCGACCGGCCGAGCCCTGCTCGTGCAGCCCGCCCACATCCGGACCGTCTCGGCCACGGTCAGCTCGGGGGAGAAACCGCCCTCCTGGAGCATTACGCCGGTTCTTGGCCGGATGGCGGCGCGCTCGCGGTACGGATCATGCCCCAGCACACGCACCTGGCCCCCGCTCGGCGGCGCCAGGCCCTCCAGGAGCTCCACCGTGGAGGTCTTCCCCGCGCCGTTCGTCCCCAGCAGCGCGAACAGCTCCCCGGCGGCCACCGAGAAGGAGACGCCGGCCACCGCCTCGTACCCACCGGCATAGCTGCGCCGCAGGTCTGCGACCTCAATCACATCTGTCATAGGTCCAGGCTGCCCCCGCCCCGGGCCCCTGCCCGATGACATATGTCATCAGAGCGCGACCATACAGAGAAGTCCCCGGTCGGAATCCGACCGGGGGCTTCTCTGTCCTGCTGCTGAGCGGACGACCAGGTTCGAACTGGCGACCTCAACCTTGGCAAGGTTGCGCTCTACCAACTGAGCTACGTCCGCAGATTGCATCCGACCGGCTTTCACCGGGCGGTGCGAACACCACTCTACCCGACGGTCCGAGTGGACCGGTCCGGAGAGCGATGCAGAGCGGGTGACAGGAATTGCACACTGCGCCTTCCCCCTGGAAGGGGGATGTTCTACTACTGAACTACACCCGCACGCTGCTTCGAACGGGGCCTTTCGGCCTCGCCCTTCGGCGTGCTCCAGACTCTAGCTGACCAGCAGGGGTGGAATGCAAGTCGGGCACTCCGAGGGGGAGTCGGCCAAGAGTCGGCGAGGAGCCGGCCAACGAGTCAGGGAGGAGCCGGCCAAGAGTCGGCGAGGAGCCGACCGCGAGTCGACCCCGGTCGGCCACGCCCGCCGACCGGCCCGGGGCGGGTCAGCCGGCCGCGTTGAACGCCTCGTAGACCTTCTTCGGGATGCGACCCCTGGCCGGGACTTCCATCTTGTTGGACCGGGCCCAGGCGCGGACCGCCGCCGGGTCGGGTGCCACCGAGGTGTGCCGGTAGGCCTTGCCCGACTTCGACTGCTTTCGAGCCGCCTCCAGGAACGGTGCCAGTGACTTGCGCAGTTTCTTTGCATTGGCGGTATTCAGGTCGATCTCGTACGACTTCCCGTCGAGACCGAAGGTGACCGTTTCCGCCGCTTCTCCGCCGTCGATGTCGTCGGAGAGCGTGACCACTACTCGCTGAGCCACGGACTTCGGTCCTTTCCTTCGACATCACCGCGCCTGCCCGGGGTCACGCAGGCGTGCCGCCGTGTTGACGTGCTGTGATGTCGGCCTTACGGCTGATTTTTAGTTACGCCAATTCCTTTGTACAGCGGAAGGCGTCGCATTGTGAAGCCCACCCAATTACATGCGCGTGTCCGAGTGCAATCCGGTAGGCGGATTTTTTCGAGGATTTTCCGCCGGTGTTGTCGGTCCGTTGTCGGTCGGTTGTCGATCCCTTGTCCGGCCCGATATCCGACCGTGATCGGGCCGGTCCGATATCTACCCGCGTAGATTCTGTGGGCAGGTAGTGTGATGGGACCGCCTTCGCACCACACACCGGGAGTGCCAGTGGCACGCGTCGTAGTCGACGTCATGCTCAAGCCGGAGATCCTCGACCCGCAGGGACAGGCGGTGCAGCGTGCACTGCCCCGTCTCGGTTTCGATGGAATCGCCGACGTCCGTCAGGGAAAGCGTTTCGAGCTGGAGGTCGATGGGCCGGTTGATGACGCCGCCCTCGCCCGTATCAACGAGCTCGCCGAAACGTTCCTCGCCAACACCGTCATCGAGAACTTCACCGTGAAGGTGGAGGCAGAGAAGTGACAGCTCGTATCGGAGTCGTCACCTTCCCTGGCACGCTCGACGACCGGGACGCTCTGCGCGCCGTGCGGCTGGCGGGCGCCGAACCCGTTTCGCTCTGGCATCGTGACAAGGGCATCCAGCAGGTCGACGCGGTCGTCCTCGCGGGTGGTTTCTCGTACGGCGACTATTTGCGGGCCGGTGCCATCTCCCGCTTCTCGCCGGTGATGGGGACGATCATCGAGCAGGCGAAGGCCGGTCTCCCGGTCCTGGGTATCTGCAACGGTTTCCAGATCCTCACCGAGTCGCATTTGCTGCCGGGCGCGATGCTCCGGAACAACCATCTCCACTTCATCTGCCGCGATCAGAAGCTGCGCGTCGAGAACGCGGAGACCGCCTGGACCGCCGACTACACCGCCGGCCAGGAGATCTCCGTACCCCTCAAGAACATCGACGGCCGTTACGTGGCCGACGAGCGGGTGCTCGACGAGCTGGAGGCCGAGGGGCGGGTCGCTTTCCGGTATCTCGACGGCAACCCGAACGGTTCGCTTCGCGACATCGCCGGTGTCACCAACGCCGAAGGCAACGTGGTCGGGCTGATGCCGCACCCCGAGCACGCCGTGGAGCCGCTGATCGGTACGGGGCGTACCGACGGCATCGGATTCTTCTCCTCGATCCTGAAGAAGCTGGTCAACGCATGACGACTGAACGAAACGAGAGCGCCGCCAAGGGCCGCCTCGACACCGTCAAGCACGCCGCCGAGACCCCCGAAGCCGAGCAGCCCTGGAAGGAGCTCGGCCTCAAGGAGGACGAGTACGCGCGGATCCGCGAGATCCTCGGCCGCCGTCCGACCGGCGCCGAGCTCGCCATGTACTCCGTGATGTGGTCCGAGCACTGCTCGTACAAGAGCAGCAAGGTGCACCTCAAGCAGTTCGGCGAGAAGGTCCCCGTCAACGACGCGATGCTGGTCGGCATCGGCGAGAACGCCGGTGTCGTGGACGTCGGCCAGGGTTACGCGGTCACCTTCAAGGTCGAGTCGCACAACCACCCCTCGTACATCGAGCCCTACCAGGGCGCGGCGACCGGCGTCGGCGGCATCGTCCGCGACATCCTCGCCATGGGGGCCCGCCCGGTCGCGGTCGTCGACCCGCTGCGGTTCGGCGCGGCCGACCACCCCGACACCCGGCGGGTACTGCCGGGTGTGGTCGCGGGCATCGGCGGTTACGGCAACTGCCTGGGGCTGCCGAACATCGGCGGCGAGGTCGTCTTCGACGCCTGCTACCAGGGCAATCCGCTGGTCAACGCGGGCTGCATCGGTGTGATGAAGCACGAGGACATCCACCTCGCGAAGGCTTCCGGCACCGGCAACAAGGTCATCCTGTACGGCGCCCGCACCGGCGGCGACGGCATCGGCGGCGTCTCGGTCCTCGCGTCCGAGACCTTCGAGTCGACCGGCCCCGCCAAGCGTCCGGCGGTTCAGGTCGGCGACCCCTTCCAGGAGAAGCTCCTCATCGAGTGCACCCTGGAGATCTTCAAGGAGAAGCTGGTCGCGGGCATTCAGGACCTCGGCGGCGCCGGGCTCTCCTGCGCGACGTCCGAGCTGGCGAGCGCCGGTTCGGGCGGGATGCGCGTCGAGCTGGACACCGTTCCGCTGCGCGACTCCTCGCTCTCGCCCGAGGAGATCCTCATGAGCGAGTCGCAGGAGCGCATGTGCGCGATCGTCGAGCCGCAGCACGTCGAGCGGTTCATGGAGATCTGCGAGAAGTGGGACGTCATCGCCACCGACATCGGTGAGGTGACCGAGGGCTCGCAGCTGGAGATCTTCTGGCACGGCGAGCAGATCGTGGATGTGCCGCCGCGTTCGGTCGCCCATGAGGGGCCCACGTACAACCGGCCCTACGCCCGGCCCGAGTGGCAGGACGCCCTCCAGGCCGACGACGCCAACAAGCTCCCGCGGCCGGCCACTTCGGCCGAGCTGCGCGAGCAGGTCCTGAAGCTCGTCGCGTCGCCGAACCAGGCGTCCAAGGCGTGGATCACCGACCAGTACGACCGTTTCGTGCAGGGCAACACGGTGCTCGCGATGCCCGAGGACGCGGGCATGGTCCGGATCGACGAGGAGTCGAATCTGGGCGTGACCATGGCGACCGACGGCAACGGCCGGTTCGCGAAGCTCGACCCGTACGCGGGTGCGCAGCTGGCGCTGGCCGAGGCGTACCGCAATGTCGCCACCACCGGTGCCAAGCCGCTGGCCATCTCCGACTGCCTGAACTTCGGCTCGCCCGAGGACCCCGCCGTCATGTGGCAGTTCGCCGAGGCCACCCGCGGTCTCGCGGACGGCTGCCTGGAGCTGGGGACGCCGGTCACCGGCGGCAATGTGTCGCTCTACAACCAGACGGGCGACGCGGCCATCCATCCGACGCCGGTCGTCGCGGTGCTCGGTGTGATCGACGACGTCAACCGCCGTACGCCGATGGCGTTCGCGGAGGAGGGTCAGCTGCTCTACCTCCTCGGGGACACCCGCGAGGAGCTGGGCGGTTCAGCCTGGTCGCAGGTGGTCCACGACCACCTCGGCGGGGTGCCGCCCCGGGTCGACCTGGGGCGCGAGAAGCTGCTCGCGGAGATCCTGATCTCGGCGTCGCGCGACGGCATGATCGACGCCGCGCACGACCTCTCCGACGGCGGTCTGATCCAGGCGGTCACCGAGTCCTGCCTGCGTGGCGGGAAGGGCGCGCGGCTGATCGTCCCCGACGGTCTGTCCGCGTTCACCTTCCTGTTCTCGGAGTCGGCGGGGCGCGCGGTCGTCTCGATTCCGCGCAGCGAGGAGCTCCGCTTCAACGACATGTGCGGGGCGCGGGGTCTGCCGGTCACCCGTATCGGTGTGGTGGACGGCGAGGAGATCGAGGTCCAGGGCGAGTTCAGCATCGCGCTGAGCGAGCTGAGGAGCGCGCACGAGGCCACGGTTCCGGCGCTGTTCGCCTGAGGCCGGTGGTGTGGTGCCCGGGCCTGCGTGACAGTGGGCTTGCATGACGGATCGGCCCCCAGGACTCAAGGCGAGGTCCTGGGGGGCCGTGCTGTGCTCAGGCCGGCCGGATCAGTAGCCGGCGGCCGCCTTCGGGTCGGGCCCGTGGGCGTTGCTCTGCCGCTCGCCCTCGGAGGCGAGGAAGACGAGCAGGATGATCCAGCCCACGAGCGGGACGATCACGATGAATATCCAGCCGCCCGACCTGCCGGTGTCGTGCAGGCGGCGCACGGTC
This window harbors:
- a CDS encoding ABC transporter ATP-binding protein, coding for MTDVIEVADLRRSYAGGYEAVAGVSFSVAAGELFALLGTNGAGKTSTVELLEGLAPPSGGQVRVLGHDPYRERAAIRPRTGVMLQEGGFSPELTVAETVRMWAGCTSRARPVGEAMEMVGLGGRAAIRVKQLSGGEKRRLDLAMALLGRPEVLFLDEPTTGLDAEGRRETWELVRELRDSGTTVLLTTHYLEEAEVLADRLAILHEGRIAAEGRVDEVVAAQPSHISFSLPEGMAVGDLPPLGTYVRTGGDIRLRTDELQRSATELLLWAREKEVELRGLDVRSASLEEAFLGIAQKQEVTR
- a CDS encoding histone-like nucleoid-structuring protein Lsr2; translation: MAQRVVVTLSDDIDGGEAAETVTFGLDGKSYEIDLNTANAKKLRKSLAPFLEAARKQSKSGKAYRHTSVAPDPAAVRAWARSNKMEVPARGRIPKKVYEAFNAAG
- the purS gene encoding phosphoribosylformylglycinamidine synthase subunit PurS; its protein translation is MARVVVDVMLKPEILDPQGQAVQRALPRLGFDGIADVRQGKRFELEVDGPVDDAALARINELAETFLANTVIENFTVKVEAEK
- the purQ gene encoding phosphoribosylformylglycinamidine synthase subunit PurQ, whose protein sequence is MTARIGVVTFPGTLDDRDALRAVRLAGAEPVSLWHRDKGIQQVDAVVLAGGFSYGDYLRAGAISRFSPVMGTIIEQAKAGLPVLGICNGFQILTESHLLPGAMLRNNHLHFICRDQKLRVENAETAWTADYTAGQEISVPLKNIDGRYVADERVLDELEAEGRVAFRYLDGNPNGSLRDIAGVTNAEGNVVGLMPHPEHAVEPLIGTGRTDGIGFFSSILKKLVNA
- the purL gene encoding phosphoribosylformylglycinamidine synthase subunit PurL, with amino-acid sequence MTTERNESAAKGRLDTVKHAAETPEAEQPWKELGLKEDEYARIREILGRRPTGAELAMYSVMWSEHCSYKSSKVHLKQFGEKVPVNDAMLVGIGENAGVVDVGQGYAVTFKVESHNHPSYIEPYQGAATGVGGIVRDILAMGARPVAVVDPLRFGAADHPDTRRVLPGVVAGIGGYGNCLGLPNIGGEVVFDACYQGNPLVNAGCIGVMKHEDIHLAKASGTGNKVILYGARTGGDGIGGVSVLASETFESTGPAKRPAVQVGDPFQEKLLIECTLEIFKEKLVAGIQDLGGAGLSCATSELASAGSGGMRVELDTVPLRDSSLSPEEILMSESQERMCAIVEPQHVERFMEICEKWDVIATDIGEVTEGSQLEIFWHGEQIVDVPPRSVAHEGPTYNRPYARPEWQDALQADDANKLPRPATSAELREQVLKLVASPNQASKAWITDQYDRFVQGNTVLAMPEDAGMVRIDEESNLGVTMATDGNGRFAKLDPYAGAQLALAEAYRNVATTGAKPLAISDCLNFGSPEDPAVMWQFAEATRGLADGCLELGTPVTGGNVSLYNQTGDAAIHPTPVVAVLGVIDDVNRRTPMAFAEEGQLLYLLGDTREELGGSAWSQVVHDHLGGVPPRVDLGREKLLAEILISASRDGMIDAAHDLSDGGLIQAVTESCLRGGKGARLIVPDGLSAFTFLFSESAGRAVVSIPRSEELRFNDMCGARGLPVTRIGVVDGEEIEVQGEFSIALSELRSAHEATVPALFA